From the Daucus carota subsp. sativus chromosome 8, DH1 v3.0, whole genome shotgun sequence genome, one window contains:
- the LOC108198272 gene encoding uncharacterized protein LOC108198272 translates to MDRSWLMADRRTKEFERGVDELLLFAFENGCDENKISCPCLKCAHSKSWRAQTVRCHLFQNGIDQTYTHWIWHGELNTESKSPAEDTASSESVDQIPIQPENDDIDDDISFDSADAFNHVQSEHEPLYPGCEGFTKMKALVKLYNLKAKHQVSDGCFSELLLLVGSMLPEGNTFPSSFSEAKKSLCALGMEYEKIHVCPNDCLLYRGEKDEDETRCRVCQASRWKLNKKGEELQGVPAKVLWYFPLIPRLRNLFSSAQTAKDLTWHDTERINDGKLRHPADSKTWREVDSKWPEFSSDSRNLRLALPSDGFNPFYSTNIDYSCWPVLMSIYNLPPWLCMKRKYIMLCLLISGPKELGNDIDVFLQPLIEDLQNLRTGKQVCDAYKREYFLLRGILLWTISDNPAYGNLSGNIVKGYNACPVCVDGTKATRLANYRKCVVMRHRRWLPRAHPYRRKKEDFDNTVEKGTAPIPLTGEEVLERTKHLKSHVFGKT, encoded by the coding sequence ATGGACAGGTCTTGGTTGATGGCTGATAGAAGAACAAAGGAATTTGAAAGAGGAGTAGATGAATTATTGTTATTTGCATTTGAGAACGGCTGTGATGAAAATAAAATCAGTTGTCCATGTTTAAAATGTGCACATAGTAAGTCCTGGAGAGCTCAAACAGTGAGGTgccatctttttcaaaatggtATAGATCAGACCTACACTCATTGGATATGGCATGGAGAGTTAAATACCGAAAGCAAGTCTCCTGCAGAAGACACAGCTAGTTCAGAGTCTGTGGACCAAATCCCGATCCAACCAGAaaatgatgatattgatgatgatattTCTTTTGATTCCGCTGATGCATTTAACCATGTTCAATCTGAACATGAACCACTTTATCCGGGGTGTGAGGGATTTACGAAGATGAAGGCTTTGGTAAAGTTATATAACTTGAAAGCAAAACACCAAGTATCAGATGGTTGCTTCTCTGAACTTCTATTGTTGGTTGGTTCTATGCTCCCGGAAGGCAACACCTTCCCTTCTTCATTTAGTGAAGCAAAAAAAAGTTTGTGCGCTTTAGGAATGGAGTATGAAAAAATTCACGTATGTCCAAATGATTGTTTATTGTATCGTGGAGAAAAGGACGAAGATGAGACACGTTGTCGTGTTTGTCAAGCCTCTAGATGGAAGTTGAACAAAAAAGGAGAAGAATTACAAGGGGTTCCGGCAAAAGTTTTATGGTATTTTCCGTTGATACCACGTTTGAGGAATTTATTCAGTTCTGCACAAACAGCCAAGGACTTGACTTGGCATGACACGGAGAGAATAAATGATGGTAAATTGAGACATCCAGCGGATTCAAAGACATGGAGGGAAGTCGACAGTAAGTGGCCAGAGTTTTCTTCAGATTCTAGAAACCTCCGCTTAGCTTTACCTTCAGATGGGTTCAATCCCTTTTACAGCACAAATATTGATTATTCATGTTGGCCAGTTTTAATGTCAATCTACAATCTCCCACCATGGCTTTGTATGAAGAGGAAGTATATTATGCTATGTTTATTGATATCCGGACCAAAGGAACTTGGCAATGATATTGATGTGTTCCTTCAGCCGCTCATTGAAGATTTACAAAATCTTCGGACTGGAAAACAAGTTTGTGACGCATACAAGAGGGAGTATTTCTTGCTGCGAGGCATTTTATTATGGACAATTAGTGACAATCCAGCCTATGGTAACTTGTCAGGGAACATTGTAAAAGGGTATAATGCGTGTCCTGTTTGCGTTGATGGAACAAAAGCAACGAGGCTGGCTAATTACCGTAAGTGCGTGGTCATGAGGCATCGGAGGTGGTTGCCCCGTGCACATCCATATCGAAGGAAGAAAGAAGATTTTGATAACACAGTGGAAAAGGGAACTGCCCCAATTCCATTAACCGGGGAGGAGGTTCTTgagagaacaaaacatttaaagAGTCATGTCTTTGGTAAGACATAA